Genomic window (Ferrovibrio sp. MS7):
ATCACTTCCACCACACGGCCATACAAGGCCTGGGCCGAGATCGGCTTGGCGAGGAACTCGGTGACGCCGGCATCGCGCGCGGTAAAAATGTTGGTGCGCGTGGTGTTGGCGGTAAGCATGATGATCGGCAGCAGCCGCATCGACTTGTTTGCACGGATCCGGCGGATCAGCTCGATGCCGGATTTCTCGCCCATATCCCAGTCGCTGATCACCAGATCGACGGCGATTTCGGCAAGCTGCTCCAGGGCCTGATCGACGCTATCGGCCTGCGCCACACTGCGCACGCCGATGCCGTTCAAGGTATTGGCGACGATGTTGCGCATGAACCGGTTGTCATCGACCACCAGAACACTGACTGAACCAAGATCATAAAGCTGCATCGACCGCGACTGCCCCCTCTCGCGGGCCAGGATTTTACCCGCCTTACCCGGTCGCCACAATCGCTGATTGGGTTTCTACCGTATCATTCAATGCCACGCGGATATGCTCGCGTAATACGATAGCTGCCTGGCCGGGTCCGGATCCTGCTCGCACTGGCGGCAGATGCAGGCAGATGGCGGCACGCGGCAGTGGTGGGAAGCCATCGGCGAGCCCAAGCGGACGCAGGTCGCGGGCCATGGTGCCGGCCTTGAACACCGAAACCGCCAGCCCGACCCGCACCGCTGCCTCTACCGCCGCGTAATTGGCACTGAGATAGGCCATGCGCCAGGGAATGGCCGCCTGTTCCAGCGCCGCGATGGCCCACGCCCGGAACAGGCAGCCACTGGGCGAGAGCGCCAGCGGCAGGGGCCGCCGCTGGGGCACCGCATGGCCGCGCGCCGTGGCCCAGACTGGCGTCTCATAGCGCAGCAGCTCGCCAGTGCTGTCATCCAGCTTTGCCGCGTCGTGCATGACAATGGCGAGATCGAGTTCGCGCCCCAATTGCCGGGGCATTTCAGCGGTCAGGCCGGTAATCACCTCCACCTCGATGCCAGGATGGCTGGCGGCGAAACGCGCCAGGATCGGCGGCACCAGGGTGGCCGAATAATCCGCCATCACGCCAAGCCGCACCCGGCCGCGCAGGCCGGGCCGCGCCACGCTCTGCAAGGCCTCGCGCTGTAACGCCAGCAAACGCCGGGCATAACCCAGCATCGCCTCGCCCTCCGGCGTCGCTACCGGACGGCGGCGGTCGCGGTCGAGCAACTTCACGCCGGCCACCGCCTCCAGCCTTTGCACCTGCATGCTCACCGCCGACTGCGTGCGGTTCAGCGCCCGGGCGGCCGCCGTGAAACCGCCCTGGTCCAGCACCGCCACGAAGGCCGCCAGCAGATCCGGATCAAGCCGGGTCTCCATCATCAATTTCCTTGATTAATACTATTCTCAACATTCTCTTTCATGATGATGCGCTTCCGGGCAGGATCAGGCAACAACAAACCGCCTCCCCGCCCGACTCTCCGGCCTGTATCCCATGACTCTGCCTGACACCCGACGCCCGTTGCTCGGCCTCACCGCCGCCTGCTGCTCCAGCCTGCTGGGCGGCAGCGCCGTGGTCGCCACCCGCTATGCCGTCGCCGGCCTCGATCCGGTGGCGTTGGCGGCTCTGCGCTATGGCCTCGGCGCCATCGTGCTCGGCGTCCTGGTCCTGCTGCTGCGGCGGGCAACACGGCTGAAACGGCGCGACTGGCTGGCGGTGTTCCTGCTTGGCGCCCTGTTCTTTGCCGCCTTCCCGGCCCTGTTCAGCGCCAGCCTGGCCTATACCTCGGCGGCGCGCGGCGCGCTGGCGCTCTCCACCCTGCCGTTCCTCACCCTGCTCTGCGCCGCCGCACTGGGCCGCGAGAAACTCACTGCGCTGAAGCTTACCGGCGTGTTGCTGGCGCTGGGCGGCGTCAGCCTGGCGCTGATCTCGGGCCGCGATTTGGCGGCACCCGATGGTGCCTGGCGCGGCGACCTGCTGATGGTCGCCACTGCCCTGCTCGGTGCCGTGTTCAATGCCCTGGCGCGGCCCTACATGGCGAAATACGGTGCGCTGGGTTTCACCGCCTGGGGCATGCTGTTTGGCGCCGTGCTGCTCAACGCCATCGCCTGGGGCGAACCGTCACGCCATGCCGCCACAGCATTGCCGCTGCTGGCCTGGGCCGCCATCGCCTATCTCGGCATCGTCGGCGCGGCGCTGATCTTCTATCTCTGGAGCCTGGGGCTGGAGTATGCCTCGCCAACCCAGGTGGCGATCACCGTGGCGCTCAACCCGGTGAGTGCCATGACGCTCGGCGCTCTGCTGCTGCATGAACCGGTCAGCGGCGCGCTGCCGCTGGGGCTGGCGGCGATCCTGCTCGGGATCGCCTGTGCCAACTGGCCCGCGCCTGCGCCAGCAAAGCCATAGCCAGTGCCGCGCCCAATGTGAGCCAGCCTGGCGAGATGCGGAAATCGAACATCCAGTTCGCCGCAGCCAGGCGGCGCCAGGGCAGTTGCGTGCAGCAGGCAGCCCAGCCGAGTTCGGCACCCGCCGCCACCAGGCCGGCCAGCAATGCCAGCGGCCAGGCTTCCCAGGCCTTGCGCAACCGGCCCATGGCATAGCCGAGGCGGTAGAGCATCAGCCACAGGAAGATGCCGACCTGCAACATCGGCGGATCGATCTCGCGCTTGGCCTGCAGCAGATAATGCACCAGGGCGATCACGGCGATGAGGTAGACAATGCGATGCAGCCTGCCCCAGGCCTTGCCGCCCATGCGGCGGATCGCCGAGTCGAAGGAGGTGATGCCGAGCGCGATCAGCCCAAGCACAGCAACAAAACCAATCGTGAGATAGAAGCGCAGCACGATCTCGGTGGCGACGCGCACCAGATCGAACTTGAGGTCGGCGATATAGATGCTGAGATGCAGCAATGCATAGGCCATGGCGGCAACGCCGATCTGGCGCCGCAGCTTGATCAGGGCCGGCCAATCGAGCAGCCGGCGCAGCGGCGTGATGCCGAGCGAACCGAGCAGCAGCCAGACCGCCCAGCGGCCGGATTCATGGGTCAGTTCGTCGATCGGGCGCGGCCCCAGGTCATTCAACGCCAGCCGCGCCGCCAGCCACAGGCCGGGCAGCCAAAGCAGCACGAAGCAGGCCGCCTTCAGCGGCGACAGGCGACCATCGCGTTCTTGCCAGGGAAAAGCCATGGCAGGGAAAATCGCAAGCGCGCGGCGCCAAGGCAAGCGCCGTCTCTGTCACGATGGAGAGAGCTATTTCGCCCTGAGGCAGCGCGCCACGATCTGGCCGCAGGCCACCAGCGTCTCGCGCCCGGTGGCGGTGCGGCCCTTCATCGCCACCTCGGTGACGCGACCCTGGCGCAGGGCGAAGGTGGTCTCGCAATAGCGGAAATACTCGTATTCGCCGCCCGGACGGCTGAGCGGCGAGTAATCCCGGTCGGTACCGCTGTTCATCGAGGCATAGGCCGAGCTTTCACGGAAGTAGCTCAGCAGGTCGACGCCGTTTTCACGATTGCGTGCAGTCGGTTCGCCGGCGCAGGAAAGCAATTGCTGCTCGGACAGGCCGACAAGTTCCTTCTGGCCGCGCAGGGCCAGTTCTTCCTGGCCGGAAGAACAGCCGGCGAGTACCACTAGGAAGGCAAGCGCAAGGACGTGTTTCATGGCGGCGGAGCATGCCGGAAGCCGCTGCCGTCGTCAAACGCCGGCACGCCCGGTGCCGCAATTGCGGCCCCAGAATTGCCGACCCCGAATTGCAGCCCTGGGGCCTTTGCGTTACAGCTTGGCCATAGAAGCGCCCCAGCGCCCCCGAGAAGCATCCTCCAGGAGGAACAATGGCCGAGTATGTGACGGTGATGCCCGAAGCCCTGCGCCAGACAGTGCGCGCGGTTTGCCGCCAGGGCGGCAGCAACGAGCGCGAAGCGGCCCTGGTGGCCGACAACCTGGTGCTGGCTAACTTGAGCGGCCATGACAGCCACGGCGTCGGCATGCTGCCGCAATACTGGCTGGCGGTGCATGAGAAACGGCTCAAGGTGAATCAGAGCGCCCGCGTGGCCCTGGATAACGGCGCCATGGTGACCATTGATGGCGGTTATGGCTATGGCCAGGTGATCGGCCATGAGGCGATGGAACTGGCGATCCTGCGCGCCCGCGAGCATGGCGTCTGCGTCATGGCGATCCGTGAAACCCACCATATCGGCCGCATCGGCCATTGGGGCGAGCAATGCGCCTCGGCCGGCATGATCTCGACGCATTACGTCAACGTGGTGAACCGCTCGCCACTGGTGGCGCCGTTCGGCGGTTCGGATGCCCGCTTCGCCACCAATCCCTATTGCTGCGCCATTCCGGGCCTTGGCGATGCCGAGCCCATCGTGCTGGACATGGCCACCAGCACCATCGCCATGGGCAAGGTGCGCGTGGCAATGAACAAGGGCGAACAGGTGCCGCCCGGCATCCTGATCGACAGCCAGGGCAACCCGACCACCGACCCGAAGGTGATGTTCAACCAGCCCATCGGCGCCATTCGTGCCTTCGGCGAACACAAGGGTTTCGGCCTGGCGCTGATCGCTGAACTGCTTTCCGGGCCTTTAAGCGGCGGCGGCACCGGCCGCAACCGCTGGGATGTCGGCACCATCACCAACAACATGCTCTCCATCGTGTTTGATCCAGCCAAACTCGGCGGCGCCGATAGCTGGCAGCAAGAGGCAGAAGCCTTCGTGAATTTCGTGAAGGATTCGCCGCCGGCACCGGATAACAAGACCGGTGGCGTGCTGGTGGCCGGGGAACCGGAGCGCCGCATGCGCGCCGAACGTAATATCAGCGGCATCCCGATCGATGTGACAACCTGGAACGAGATCGTTGCCGCCGCCGAAATGCTCGGCCATAAGGCTGCCGAAACGCGCCGCCTGGCCGGCCTGTAATTCCGAGGAGATCAAAACGATGAGCGACGCGATTGCCCAAGCCGCCGAACGCCTGCGCCAGGCGGAATCCAGCGTCACCGCCTGCGAGCCGGTGCGCGGCCTGCTGGGCACCGAGACCGACCTGCGCACCGCCTATGCTGTGCAGCGCGCCAACCGCGAGCATTTCATCAGCCAGGGCCGCCGTCTGATCGGCCGCAAGATCGGCACCTCGAGCCCGGCAGCACTGAAGATGTTCGGCATCAGCGCGCCGACCTACGCCATGCTGTATCACGACATGGTGCTGAATGACGGCGACACAATTCCCGCCGGCCGGCTGATCCAGCCACGCCTGGAAGCGGAAGTGGCGGTGGTGCTGGAGCGCGACCTCGACATGCCGAACCCGACCCTGGTGGATACGCTGCGCGCCGTGGGCTACGTGGTGCCGGCCATCGAGGTGGTGGACAGCCGCATTATCAACACCGCCACCAATATCGTCGACCTGGTCGCTGATAATGTCAGCGGTGCTTTCTTCGTGCTCGGCAGTGTGGCGCGCAAGCTGGACGGCCTGGACCTGCGCCGGGCGAGCGGCCTGCTCTATCGTGGCGACGAGGTAATCGGCCAGGGCACTGGCGCTGCAGTGTGGGGCAACCCGATCAATGCACTGGCCTGGCTGGCGGCGAAGCAAGTCAAGGCCGAATTGCCGTTGCGCGCTGGTGATGTGGTGATGACCGGCACTTATTGCCCGATGCAGCCGGCCAAGCCGGGCGACGCCATCGCCATCGAAATCCAGGGCCTGGGCCGCTGCGAAGTGAATTTCGCCGCCTAAATATCCGCACTGCGGCTGCGCGGGAAGCGCAGTGTCACCTTGGTGCCACTGCCCTCGCGGCTATCGATGGTGAGCGATCCCTGGTGCAGCCGCATCAGCGACTGCACCAACGGCAGGCCGAGGCCGGCACCGCCATAGCTCTTGGAGAGATGGTGGTGCAACTGCACGAACGGCTCCAGTGCGCGCGGCACGTCCTCGCGCTTCATGCCGATGCCGGTATCGCGCACCCAGATGGCGAAGCGGCCATCGTCCTCGACTTCCGCGCCGAGCGTGACGCTGCCCCCGGCCGGCGTGAATTTCAGCGCATTGGACAGCAGGTTCAGCAGCATCTGCCGCAAGGCGCGAATATCAGCGCGGAGATAAGGCAAGCCATCGGGCAATTCCGCCACCAGCGCCACGTTGCTCTCCTCGGCCTTGTCGCGCAGCATGCGCAGTACGGCATGGTATTGCTCGTAGATATCGACTTCCTCTTCAGTCAATTCGACGCGACCGGCCTCGATGCGGGTATGATCCAGCAGGTCGTTGACCAGGCTGAGCAGATGCTTGCCGCTGGCCAGGATGTCGGCGGCATATTCCTTGTAGCGGCCATCGCCGAGCTTACCGAACAATTCACCGGTAAGGATTTCTGAAAAGCCGATGATGGCGTTGAGCGGCGTGCGCAATTCGTGGCTCATATTGCCGAGAAAAGCGGTCTTGGCCTGGTTCGCCGCCTCGGCTTCGCCCTTGGCCTGCTTCAGCGCATCAATCACACGCTTGAGCCGTTCGGAATCACGATTCACGCGCTGGATGACACGATTGTACTGCAAGGCGATCGGCTCCACCTCGGAACCAATCACCACGTTGACCGGCGCATCGAAGCGGCCTTCAACGCGGTGGCGCTCCATGTCGTTGACCAGATCGAGCATCGCCGAGGTGGCGCCATGCTCGGCCTGATTCAAGCCGGCCTGCTCGGCCTCCGGCGAGACGCGCAGGGGATGGAAGCGGTTGATGATCTTGAGCCCCACATAGGCCAGGCCGAAGCAATAGACCGCAGCCGCAGCACAGCCGAGAAGCTGGATGCCGAACTGGCTGATGCGGTCATGCTGCACGGGCCAATTGGCCGGATCACCAAACAAAGCCACGGCCAGCGTGCCCCAGATGCCGGCGCCGAGATGCGCCGGGACGGCGCCGACTGCATCGTCGATGCGCAGCCGCTCCAGCCATTCGCCGAGCAGGATCGCCACCACGGCGCCAACACCGCCGATGATCACAGCGGCCAAAGCCGAGGTGTCATGGCAATTGGCAGTAATGGCGACGAGGCCGGCCAGCGTGCCATTAAGGAAATCCTCGACGCGCGGCAGCGGATACATCAGCCGCGAGGCGATCAGCCCGGCAACGCCGCCGGCGCAGCCGCCCAACGTGGTGTTGATCAGCACACTTGGCACATCCGCCGACATCGCAAGCGTGCTGCCGCCGTTGAAGCCGAACCAGCCGAACCACAGCAGCATGACGCCGAGAGTGGACATGGTGAGGTCATGGCCGCGGATCATCGCCACGCCCTTCTTGAACCGGCCCATGCGCGGACCGATCACCAGCACGGCGGCCAGCGACACCCAGCCGCCGACCGAGTGCACCACTGTGGAGCCGGCGAAATCGATGAAGCCGAGCTTGACCAGCCAGCCAGCCTCGCCGCCAAGCTGGCCGTTATTCCAGGCCCAATGGCCAAAGACCGGGTAGATCAGGCCGGAGATGATGACCGTGATGATGACATAGGAACTGAACGCCACGCGCTCGGCCACCGCGCCGGAAACGATGGTAGCTGCCGTGCCGCAGAACATGAGCTGAAACAGCAGGAAGCCGCCGATCGAGGCATCCTGGCGGGCGTCATACATCCAGGCAGAAGCACCGACCCAGCCGTTCTGGCTGATGCCGAACATCAAGGCGAAACCACACATCCAGAACAGCAGGCCGGCGATGCAGAAATCGACCAGGTTTTTCAACGCCACGTTGATGCTGTTCTTGGCCCGGACAAAGCCGCTTTCCAGACAGCAGAAACCGGCCTGCATGACAAAAATCATGCAGGTGGCCACCATGATCCAGACAAGGTCTACGCGTTCTATGGACATGAATTCCGGGGGAGACCGAACACAACCTTGCTTAAGCAAGAGGCATACCAGTGCTAAACCCGCGATATTCGGCCCAATGTGGCGGCAAGCGGCCTTGCCTTAGGCATGATGGCTAAAAATTAGCCGAAACCGGGGTGTTGGCATTTCCCCTGCGGCGCATTATGTCAGAGACCACGCAAAAAACGGCCACCAGAGCCTTTATCGGACCGCAGCATCATGGAACCCATCAGCCTGAATCTCGGCGGCACCCCCGCCGCTCCCGCCGCCGCCCCGGGCGCTTCTCCGGCTGGGGATCTGGTGAAGGAAATCGATATCTCCACCTTCATGCAGGATGTGGTGCAGGCTTCGATGAAGCAGCCGGTGCTGGTGGATTTCTGGGCGCCGTGGTGCGGCCCCTGCAAGCAACTGGGCCCGGCGCTGGAAAAGGCCGCCGTGGCTGCCAAGGGCAAGTTCAAGCTGGTGAAGGTCAATATCGACGACCCGCGCAATCAGCCGCTGGCGCAGCAGTTGCGCATCCAGTCGATCCCGGCGGTCTATGCCTTTTCCAAGGGCCAGCCGGTGGATGGCTTTGTCGGCGCCCTGCCCGACAGCCAGTTGAAGAAGTTCATTGAGCAGGTGGTCGGCGAGGCGGTGGGCGACAGCGAAGCCGTGCAGCTGATTGAGGCTGGCAAGGCGGCGCTGGCGGCCCAGGACTGGGCGGCAGCCGGCGAAGCCTTCTCCGGCGCGCTCGGCGAGGAAGCCGAGAATCCGGCAGCGCTGGGTGGCCTGGCCCGCGCCATGGTCGGCCTGGGTGAACTGGAAGCGGTGGACGAAATCCTCGCCCAGGTGCCACCGGCGCATGAGAATCATCCCGATGTTGCCTCGGCGCGCTCGGCGCTGCAGCTCGCGCGCGAAAGCGCCGGTGCCGCCGGTGAACTGGCTGGCCTGGAAGCCGCCGTCAACGCCGATCCGAAGAACCATCAGGCGCGCTATGACTATGCGCTGGCGCTGCTTGGCGATAACCGCCAGGGCGATGCGCTGGACCAGTTGCTCGAGCTGGTGAAGCTTGACCGCAAATGGAACGATGAGGCGGCGCGCAAGCAGTTGGTGAAGATCTTCGAGGCGCTTGGCCCGATGGACCCGCTGGTGGTGGACGCCCGCCGCCGCCTTTCCTCGATCCTGTTCGCCTGACGCCCGCGGCATGGCGGACCAGGAGCCGGAAATCACCGACATCGCCGCGCTCGACGGCACCATACCAATCTTTCCGCTTACCGGTGTGCTGCTGCTACCGCGCGGCATGCTGCCGCTCAACATCTTCGAGCCGCGCTACCTGGCGATGACGCGGGATGCCCTGGCAGGCTCGAAGCTGATTGGTATGATCCAGCCGCAAGAAGCCTTCAGCCGCGAGGCCAAGCCGCCGGTCTACCGCATCGGCTGTTTGGGCCGCATCAACGCCTCGGTCGATACCGAGGATGGCCGCGTGCTGATCACGCTCAGAGGCGTCTGCCGCTTCGCCGTGGCGAATGAACAAGCGATGACCGAGCCCTACCGTCAGGTGACCGCGGATTACGCGCCCTTCGCCAGCGACCTGGCCTCGGCGCCAAACGGCCAGATCGACCGCCAGCGCCTGGTCAATGCCTTGCGCGGCTATCTCGAACGCCAGAACCTGCCCGCCGACTGGCCTTCCATCGCGGCGGCGAATGACGAAGTACTGGTGCATTCGCTGGCCATGCTCTGCCCCTTCGCGCCGAGCGAAAAGCAGGCGCTGCTGGAAGCGGAAAGCTTTGCCGCGCGCGGCGCCCTGCTCACTGCCTTGCTGGAAATGGCGCTGCTGGAGCGCCCAGACAGCAGCACGAGTCGGTTTAATTAATTGGCCGCTTCAACTGACGGGAACACGCCATGTCGGAAACACCCCAGACCACGCCTGCCCCGGTCGACCCCAAGCTGCTGGAACTGCTGGTCTGCCCGCTGACCAAGACCACCCTGCGCTATGACCGCGAAGCCAATGAACTGGTGAGCGAGAAGGCGCGACTGGCCTTCCCGATCCGCGACGGCATTCCGATCATGCTGGTGGACGAGGCCCGCCAGATCGAGGGCTGAAAACCGTGGACCAGTCTTCCCCCTATACCCTCGCCGGGCGCCCGGCCTGCACCGAATTGCGGCTGAAGTCGCAGGAGAAGGTGCTGGAAGTCGATTACGCCAATGGCAAGTCATTCCGCTTCACGGCGGAATTCCTCCGCGTGGAAAGCCCATCCGCGGAAGTGCAGGGCCACGGCCCGCATCAGCGCACCTATATCGGCGGCCGGCGCCATGTGAACATCATCGCCATCGAGCCGGTGGGCACCTATGCCGTGCGGCTGAAATTCGACGACCTGCACGATACCGGCATCTATAGCTGGGAATATTTCTACGACCGCGGCTACGACCAGGACGAACTCTGGGCGCGGTATCTGGCGGCGCTGGAAGAACGCGGCCTCAAGCGCGACCCGCGCTGATTTTTCTAAAGCGCCCGCCCCTGCAGCAGCTTCGGCAACTTGCCGACATCGCCCATGGCATGGCGCATGAAGAAGGTCTTGGCCGGCTTCAGCCGCTCGACCAGGCCAAGCCCCAGGTCGCGCGCCAGTTTCACCGGCGCGATATCGTTTGAGAACAGCCGCGTCAGCCCATCGGTCACCGCCGACAACACGGCGGTATCGACGCGGCGCCAGTTCTCGTAAGACTCCAGCACATCCTGCTGCCCCGGATCGAGGCCGACGCGTCGTGCCGTCACCACCGCTTCGACCAGGGCGGCAACATCGCGCAGCCCAAGATTGAGGCCCTGGCCGGCAATCGGATGGATGCCATGGGCGGCATCGCCGACCAGCGCAAGGCGATGATCAATATAGCGTTCGGCATGCACGAAGGTGAGCGGATAGGACCAGCGTGGGCCGGTCACGGCCAGTGTGCCGAAATGATCGCCGAAGCGTTGCCGCATCTCCGCGACGAAGGCGACATCATCAAGCGCCAGGATCGCCTTGGCGCGTTCCGGCGGCTCGGTCCAGACCAGGGAGGAGCGGTGTCGGCCCTCAGCATCATCGGTCATCGGCAGGATGGCGAAGGGACCGGCCGGCAGGAAACGCTCCTGCGCCACACCATGATGCGGCTTCTCATGACGCACAGTGCAGACGATGCCGGTCTGGGCATAGCTCCATTCCATTGCCTTGATACCAGCCTGCTGGCGCATGAACGATTGCCGGCCATCGGCACCGACCACCAGCCGGGCGCGCACCTCTCTGCCATCGCCAAGCGTCAGCCGTGCCGGCGCGCCGGAGCCGGGCTGACCGCGTTCCACCATCGCCACACCCAGCGGTGCCAGCAGCCGGGCTTTGGGCAATTCGGCCAGGGCCGCCTGCTGGGCGGCGCGCATGACGCGGTTTTCCACCAGCCAGCCGAACGGGTCCTCGCCCAGCGCCTTGTGGTCGTAATGCACGAAAAGCGGCGAGTCGCCGTCCGAAACGCGGATATCCCACATCGGCTGGGCTTCGCTGACATGCTGCCACAGGCCGATGGCCGCCAGCATACGCTGGGAGGCGAGCGCGATGGCCGAGACGCGGCCATCGAAGCCGGCATTCAGCGCCCGGGCCGGGTCCTCGCGGTCGATCAGCAGGGTATCGACGCCGTGGCGCGCCAGGGCAATGCCCAGCGTCAGCCCGGCCAGGCCGCCGCCGACAATTGCCACTTCCGTCTGGATGATTTCAGCCATGACACGATTTTAGCCCCGGCAGCGGTCCTGTTCCAGGCATGGCCGGCGCGGCAAATGGTCATGGACGCCTGGGCTGGGCCGGGTATAGACTCCGAGTCATGCAGTGGCGATGGCTTGCGATTTTATCCCTGGCGTTGCTTGCGCCGGGTTTCCTCCTTCCCTCCGCCGCCTGGGCGGCAGGGGAGAAGTTGGCCGTCGACCTGGAACTGCTGCTCGCCATCGACATCTCCGGCAGCGTCGATCCCGATGAGGCCAAATTACAGCGCGAAGGCTATGCCAAGGCCCTGGTCGATCCCCAGGTGGTAAAGGCCATCGGCAGCGGTATCCATGGCCGCATCGCGATTTCCTATTTCGAATGGGCCGACGCCTATACCGAGAATACCGTGCTGGACTGGACGGTGATCAGCGATATGGCCAGCGCCAAGGTGGTGGCAGC
Coding sequences:
- a CDS encoding UbiH/UbiF/VisC/COQ6 family ubiquinone biosynthesis hydroxylase produces the protein MAEIIQTEVAIVGGGLAGLTLGIALARHGVDTLLIDREDPARALNAGFDGRVSAIALASQRMLAAIGLWQHVSEAQPMWDIRVSDGDSPLFVHYDHKALGEDPFGWLVENRVMRAAQQAALAELPKARLLAPLGVAMVERGQPGSGAPARLTLGDGREVRARLVVGADGRQSFMRQQAGIKAMEWSYAQTGIVCTVRHEKPHHGVAQERFLPAGPFAILPMTDDAEGRHRSSLVWTEPPERAKAILALDDVAFVAEMRQRFGDHFGTLAVTGPRWSYPLTFVHAERYIDHRLALVGDAAHGIHPIAGQGLNLGLRDVAALVEAVVTARRVGLDPGQQDVLESYENWRRVDTAVLSAVTDGLTRLFSNDIAPVKLARDLGLGLVERLKPAKTFFMRHAMGDVGKLPKLLQGRAL